A part of Haloarchaeobius sp. HME9146 genomic DNA contains:
- a CDS encoding rubrerythrin-like domain-containing protein: MTSSTEYECLSCGLRTEDADEKECPKCGGELRNVSLPRE; encoded by the coding sequence ATGACAAGTTCGACAGAATACGAGTGTCTGAGCTGCGGTCTCCGGACCGAGGACGCCGACGAGAAGGAATGCCCGAAGTGCGGTGGTGAACTCCGGAACGTCTCGCTTCCCCGCGAGTAA